One genomic region from Amphiprion ocellaris isolate individual 3 ecotype Okinawa chromosome 20, ASM2253959v1, whole genome shotgun sequence encodes:
- the si:ch211-266g18.10 gene encoding titin isoform X40: MAEGAKPASATAAGGSNGAAAPQPGFLRSGALSLLNKLKVSVELLIALAALLSWVVVGVVMFDFVEYKAVPDIQQIITDPVKAVNDAVDEATSLLNKFQECAPDLSDPMSAATYAAEEISAAKDGVVRYFSDEEGTFYLSYIDPVVIGRRAFHSTNDFMCGVVGGCRDTLCTVVDSILDTIQEINKGKIDLSYIDPVVIGRGVFNVTNEFVCGVVGYIQGVLCSILDTILDVVKGVTDISFIDPVVIGRNTFGATNDFVNGIVGYIQSVLCTIIDSILEIVKGTTDISFIDPVVIGRNVFSVTNDFVSGIAGYIQDVLCVILDVILDTLKDIQQAVGFSPMSVLKTTADITKEQISMLVSYFSATLIGEEGIMPEVSLDPMKVVEDAVLEFTDKKDLFVAYMSSMLVGDQGEPAAPPVVNVVTEKDEAVAAPSDINLVRRKGEFLPPFEKVAEILHTAKDEAAPAAELSEDSKTEEEEEEKEEEEEEEEAEVPPEAASEADVQDAEEDEVKHVDLEEKESETPLEEEILDHDSKEEEKEEADKEEEEEIITEEAAEQLEKEEGEEQEEDKKEEEGEEDQGKTEEAVDEEDEEAQAADGVVEDKEEEEEIKTEDVLVEEEEEEVEEEIKTEDYLVEEEEEEVEEEIKTDDVLVEEEEEEEEEEIKTEDDLVEEEEEKEEEEIKTEDDLVEEEEEEEEEEIETEDALVEEEEEEEEETKTIDALVEEEEEEETKTEDALLEDEDEEEEEEAKPEEVLLEDEEKEKEEEETKTEEDLAEDEDEEKEEETKTEDVLLEDEDEEEEEEEDEEDDKTKTDKDLAEDVEKEEPKLEDLAEEEEEEEEEEEEEEEEQEEEEEVKSEEEDERVQQTIKITDDDARDQFEKTDEEDQDLEMDNEDEEEEEGEKLDYVEIKEDDKDAEEEPLVQQLDLKILASEKLHIDQIPESEEETLLPEHDEDEFADIVDDHDENNNNSESRKTEPKRKRKVHVPFEKLRRVGSRAPHKEEHLSKHEKVLKEAKERHAIKEVKDAIVKEEEPVKKALKEEEDAKKLPKEKKQVKKLLKEEKEIKKPSKEKKEVKKPAKEEEEVKKPLKEEKVKKQLKEEKEVKKPPKEHKEVRKHKRLSKKEEEVKERPKEEKEIKKPLRDKKEVKKPPREEKETKKPPKEEKEIKKPPKKEKEEKRPPKAAEVTKEEKKPPKEEKEEKKPIKEAKDKHKPENKEERALKKERDVKKPLKEEKEVKKSPKEEERPSKKEKEVRKLLKEEKEAKKPAKEDKEEEKPLKTEREEKIPSKKQKEVKKPPKEEKEVKKPPKEEKEVKKPQKEEKEPKKPTKDEKEPEKPTKDEKEPKKPTKEEKEIKKPQKEDKEVKKPLKKEKEEKETPKEKREVKKPSKEDKKEKKPIKEETEDEKPHKEAKIPTKDEKEVKKPHKEEKEVKKPPKEEKEGKKPLKDKEIEKLLKQVKEEKESPKDKKGVKQPSEDKKVKKPIKDEKEEKKPLEEKREMKKPSKEDKEEKKPLKEKKEVKKPSEEEKKPLKEKKEVKKPSEEEKKPLKEKKEVKKPSEEEKKPLKEKKEVKKPSEEEKKPLKEKKEVKKPSEEEKKPLKEKKEVKKPSEEEKKPLKEREVKTPPKEDKKEKEEKKPIKEAKKEAESKKEKISKDGKEPIKPSKQEKEIKTTTKEDKEPTKKRVTKTEAKPKKSAKRIKVVKKEVASVLKKEHLNVTKAAEEPKKSAKVLKFAKKQIAPALKKEHKNVTKAAEVPEVPKVTAKPEVTKKVAAPKEAKKEPKQKIKRKPVKPDIDAVKEKEKAAPKKKEAEVSELKPKPGQKDAAVTKEKAKRAPPKKEVPKKKAKAAPAKKEAAAPKEKVKPVILTKEQEGAPKNATLAKERVKIVPMKKVVKAPKKEVKAVSAKTKSAKIKTKPTPVVKEAEAPHKNVSLTKEKVKVVPLKKVPVTPKEKVKAAPTKKEAEVLKEKKAEPVTPKKEAELLKEKKPEPVTPKKEAEVLKEKKAEPVTPKKEAKVLKEKKPEPVTPKKASVAKTKPAPVVKEAEAPHKNVSLSKERVKVVPLKKVPVTPKEKVKPAPTKKEAEVLKEKKAEPVTPKKAPVSKAKPAPAKKKKVPVTPKEKVEPAPTKKDAEVLKEKKAEPVIPKKAPVSKAKPAPAKKKKEVEAPKEKVKPVILTKEQEGAPKNATLAKERVKIVPMKKEVKVPKEKVKVSAKTKPAKIKTKPTPVVKEAEAPHKNISLTKEKVKVVPLKKVPVTLKEKVKPAPVKKEAEVLKEKKAEPVTPKKVPVTPKEKVKPAPTKKEAEIVKEKKAEPVTPKKAPVTKAKPAKKKKEVETPKEKAKPVILTKEQEGAPKNATLAKERVKIVPMKKVVKAPKEKVKVSAKIKPAKIKTKPAPVLKEAEVPQKNISLTKEKAKVVPLKKVPVTPKEKVKPAPTTKEAEVLKEKKAEPVTPKKAPVAKAKPAPAKKKKEVEAPKEKAKPAAVKKEAKPALAKKVEVAKEKPKPAQEKKAPSKKEAEIKKEKLKSLLKKEPKVTKEKVKPAVKKDILRKKIKPVHVKKEVEAPKEKDKPAAVKKAMLRKKTKAVPVRRVEKKAEKEEKAKEDRVLKEIQESAKKEKAATKKAAKEEKVKAEPSVSDSLLMEDELPYFQCFFVDEDEAQFPFYAFSPLQI, translated from the exons ggGCCAAACCTGCCTCTGCTACTGCAGCCGGTGGCTCCAATGGAGCAGCAGCACCACAGCCGGGCTTCCTCAGATCCGGAGCTCTGAGTCTCCTCAATAAGCTGAAGGTGTCCGTGGAGCTGCTGATCGCCCTGGCTGCTCTGCTCTCCTGGGTGGTCGTGGGTGTGGTGATGTTTGACTTTGTGGAGTACAAAGCAGTCCCTG ACATTCAGCAAATCATTACGGACCCTGTTAAAGCTGTAAACGATGCTGTGGATGAAGCCACCAGCCTGCTCAATAAGTTTCAAG AATGTGCACCTGATTTAAGTGACCCCATGTCTGCTGCCACTTATGCAGCTGAGGAAATATCAGCAGCAAAAGATGGAGTTGTTCGATACTTTTCAGATGAGGAAG GGACCTTCTACCTCAGCTACATCGACCCTGTTGTCATTGGTAGACGAGCTTTCCATTCAACTAATGACTTCATGTGTGGAGTGGTGGGCGGCTGCAGGGACACACTATGTACTGTTGTGGACTCTATATTAGATACCATACAGGAGATAAATAAAG GAAAAATTGATCTTAGCTACATAGACCCTGTGGTAATAGGCAGAGGTGTCTTCAATGTTACTAATGAGTTCGTGTGTGGAGTGGTGGGCTACATCCAGGGTGTGCTCTGTTCGATACTGGACACTATACTGGATGTAGTGAAAG gagtCACTGACATTAGCTTCATAGACCCAGTAGTAATCGGCAGGAATACCTTCGGCGCTACTAATGACTTTGTGAATGGAATAGTGGGCTACATCCAGAGCGTACTCTGTACCATCATAGACAGTATCCTGGAAATAGTTAAAG gaACAACTGACATTAGCTTCATTGACCCTGTGGTTATTGGCAGGAATGTCTTCAGTGTTACTAATGACTTTGTGAGTGGAATAGCAGGATACATCCAGGATGTGCTCTGTGTAATCTTGGATGTGATACTGGACACATTAAAAG ATATTCAGCAGGCAGTGGGATTCAGTCCCATGTCGGTTCTGAAGACAACTGCGGACATCACCAAAGAACAGATCAGCATGCTTGTGAGCTACTTCTCAGCAACACTGATTGGTGAAGAAG gaaTCATGCCTGAAGTGTCCCTCGACCCCATGAAGGTTGTTGAGGATGCAGTGCTGGAGTTCACAGACAAGAAAGATTTGTTTGTGGCTTATATGTCAAGCATGTTGGTTGGTGATCAAG gTGAACCTGCCGCCCCTCCAGTTGTAAATGTAGTAACTGAAAAAG ATGAAGCTGTCGCTGCCCCATCTGACATCAATTTGGTGAGAAGGAAAG GTGAATTTCTGCCTCCATTTGAAAAAG TTGCAGAGATCTTACACACTGCCAAAGATGAAGCTGCTCCTGCTGCAGAGTTAAGTGAAGACTCaaagacggaggaggaggaggaggagaaggaggaggaggaggaggaggaggaggctgaagTGCCACCTGAAGCCGCTAGTGAAGCAGATGTGCAGGATGCAGAGGAAGATGAGG TGAAACATGTCGACCTTGAAGAAAAAGAATCTGAAACTCCTCTGGAGGAGGAAATCCTTGATCATGACagcaaggaggaggagaaggaagaggctgataaagaggaagaagaggagattATAACAGAGGAAGCTGCAGAGCAGTTGGAGAAAGAGGAAGgcgaggaacaggaggaggacaaaaaagaagaggagggtgAAGAAGATCAAGGAAAGACAGAGGAGGCTGTGgatgaagaagatgaggagGCACAAGCAGCAGACGGGGTGGTAGaagacaaagaggaggaggaggagatcaaaactgaagatgttttggtagaagaagaggaggaggaagtggaggaggagatcAAAACTGAAGATTATTTggtagaagaagaggaggaggaagtggaggaggagatcaaaactgatgatgttttggtagaagaagaggaggaggaagaggaggaggagatcaaAACTGAAGATGATTTggtagaagaagaggaggagaaagaggaggaggagatcaaAACTGAAGATGATTTggtagaagaagaggaggaggaagaggaggaggagatcgaAACTGAAGATGCTTTggtagaagaagaggaggaggaagaggaggagaccaAAACAATAGATGCTTtggtagaagaggaggaggaggaggagaccaaaacagaagaTGCTTTGctagaagatgaagatgaggaggaggaggaggaggccaaaCCTGAAGAAGTTTTGTTAGAagatgaggagaaggagaaagaggaggaggagaccaaaacagaagaagacttggcagaagatgaagatgaggagaaggaggaggagaccaAAACTGAAGATGTTTTGTTAGAAGacgaagatgaggaggaggaggaggaggaggatgaggaagatgaTAAGACCAAAACTGACAAAGACTTGGCAGAAGATGTGGAGAAGGAGGAACCAAAACTTGAAGACCtagcagaagaagaggaggaggaggaggaggaagaggaggaggaggaggaagagcaagaggaggaggaggaggttaaGTCAGAAGAAGAGGATGAAAGAGTCCAacaaaccatcaaaattacTGACGATGATGCCAGAGATCAGTTCGAGAAAACTGATGAAGAAGATCAGGATCTAGAAATGGACaatgaggatgaagaggaggaggaaggagaaaaactGGACTATGTAGAGATCAAGGAGGATGATAAAGATGCAGAAGAAGAACCATTAGTCCAACAGCTTGATCTTAAAATTCTGGCATCAGAAAAGCTCCATATTGATCAGATACCTGAATCTGAAGAAGAAACTTTACTACCTGAACATGATGAAGACGAATTCGCTGACATTGTTGATGATCAcgatgaaaacaacaacaacagtgagAGCAGAAAGACTGAGCCTAAACGTAAGAGGAAGGTTCATGTTCCCTTTGAGAAGCTCAGACGAGTCGGATCCAGAGCGCCTCACAAAGAAGAACATCTCAGCAAACATGAGAAAG TTCTCAAAGAGGCAAAGGAAAGACATGCAATTAAAGAAGTTAAAGATGCCATTGTTAAAG AAGAGGAGCCAGTGAAGAAGGCTCtcaaagaagaggaagatgcGAAGAAGCTGcccaaagaaaagaaacaagtaAAGAAACTCCtcaaagaagagaaagaaataaagaaaccctctaaagaaaagaaagaggtgAAGAAACCAGccaaagaagaggaggaagtcaAGAAACCTCTCAAAGAAGAGAAGGTGAAGAAACAactcaaagaagaaaaagaagtcaAGAAACCACCTAAAGAGCACAAAGAAGTAAGGAAACATAAGAGACTTTctaaaaaagaggaagaagtgaAAGAACGAcccaaagaagaaaaagaaatcaagaaaCCTCTTAGAGACAAGAAAGAAGTGAAGAAGCCACctagagaagagaaagaaaccaAGAAACCTCctaaagaggagaaagaaattAAGAAACCTCCcaaaaaggagaaagaggagaagagacCTCCTAAAGCTGCAGAAGTGacgaaagaagagaagaaacctcctaaagaagagaaagaggagaagaaaccTATTAAAGAAGCTAAAGATAAAcataaacctgaaaataaagaGGAGAGGGCCCTTAAAAAGGAGAGGGATGTGAAGAAACCTCttaaagaagagaaagaggtAAAGAAATCTCccaaagaagaggagagaccatctaagaaggagaaagaagttAGGAAACTTCtcaaggaggaaaaagaagccAAGAAACCAGCCAAAGaagacaaggaggaggagaaacctctcaaaacagagagagaagagaagataccttctaaaaaacagaaagaagtgaAGAAACCACccaaagaagagaaagaagtcaAGAAACCACccaaagaagagaaagaagtcaAGAAACCtcaaaaagaagagaaagaaccCAAGAAACCTACCAAAGATGAGAAAGAACCCGAGAAACCTACCAAAGACGAAAAAGAACCCAAGAAACCTAccaaagaagagaaagaaatcaAGAAACCTCAAAAGGAAGATAAAGAAGTTAAGAAACctctgaaaaaagagaaagaagaaaaggaaactcccaaagaaaagagagaagtgAAGAAACCTtccaaagaagacaaaaaggagaagaaacctatcaaagaagagacagaagatGAGAAACCTCACAAAGAAGCCAAGATACCTACCAAAGATGAGAAAGAAGTAAAGAAACCTCacaaggaagagaaagaagttAAGAAACCTcccaaagaagaaaaagaaggaaagaaacctCTCAAAGATAAGGAAATTGAGAAACTCCTCAAACAAGTCAAAGAAGAAAAGGAATCTCCCAAAGACAAGAAAGGAGTGAAGCAACCTTCAGAagacaaaaaagtcaagaaacCTATCAAAGatgagaaagaagagaagaaacctcttgaagaaaagagagaaatgaaGAAACCTTCCAAAGAGgacaaagaggaaaagaaaccccttaaagaaaagaaggaagtaAAGAAAccttctgaagaagaaaagaaaccccttaaagaaaagaaggaagtgAAGAAGccttctgaagaagaaaagaaaccccttaaagaaaagaaggaagtgAAGAAAccttctgaagaagaaaagaaaccccttaaagaaaagaaggaagtgAAGAAGccttctgaagaagaaaagaaaccccttaaagaaaagaaggaagtgAAGAAAccttctgaagaagaaaagaaaccccttaaagaaaagaaggaagtgAAGAAACCTtctgaagaagagaagaaaccCCTTAAAGAAAGGGAGGTGAAGACACCTCCCAAAGAagataaaaaagagaaagaggagaagaaaccTATTAAAGAAGCCAAAAAAGAGGCAgaatcaaagaaagaaaagatttcAAAAGATGGAAAGGAACCAATAAAGCCTTCTAAACAAGAGAAAGAAATCAAGACAACTaccaaagaagacaaagaacCAACGAAGAAGAGAGTCACCAAGACAG AAGCTAAACCCAAAAAGTCTGCAAAGAGAATTAAAGTAGTCAAGAAGGAAGTTGCATCTGTCCTCAAGAAGGAGCATCTTAATGTTACCAAAGCAG CTGAAGAACCCAAGAAGTCTGCAAAGGTGCTTAAATTTGCTAAAAAGCAAATAGCTCCTGCCCTGAAAAAGGAACATAAGAATGTTACTAAAGCAG CAGAGGTTCCTGAAGTCCCAAAGGTGACAGCCAAACCAGAAGTGACAAAGAAAG TGGCAGCTCCCAAGGAGGCCAAGAAGGAACCAAAGCAAAAAATCAAACGTAAACCTGTAAAACCag ATATCGATGCAgtgaaggaaaaggaaaaagcagCCCCTAAAAAGAAAG aaGCTGAAGTTTCTGAACTAAAGCCCAAACCTGGTCAGAAAG atgCTGCAGTTACTAAAGAAAAAGCCAAGCGAGCTCCACCAAAGAAGG AAGTTccaaagaaaaaggccaaagCAGCTCCAGCAAAGAAAG AGGCTGCTGCTCCTAAAGAAAAGGTCAAACCAGTCATCTTGACCAAAG AACAAGAAGGTGCTCCCAAAAATGCCACTCTGGCCAAAGAGAGGGTCAAAATAGTGCCTATGAAGAAAG TGGTCAAGGcaccaaaaaaagaagtcaaagcTGTCTCTGCAAAGACAA aatctgcaaaaatcaagacaaaaccAACACCGGTAGTTAAAG agGCAGAAGCACCACACAAAAATGTGTCTCTAACAAAGGAGAAGGTGAAGGTGGTGCCACTGAAGAAAG TGCCTGTAACTCCGAAAGAAAAAGTCAAAGCAGCACCAACAAAAAAAG AAGCTGAAGTTCTCAAGGAGAAGAAGGCTGAGCCAGTGACTCCAAAGAAAG AAGCTGAACTTCTCAAGGAGAAGAAGCCTGAGCCAGTGACTCCCAAGAAAG AAGCTGAAGTTCTCAAGGAGAAGAAGGCTGAGCCAGTGACTCCCAAGAAAg aaGCCAAAGTTCTTAAGGAGAAGAAGCCTGAGCCAGTGACTCCCAAGAAAG CATCTGTTGCTAAGACAAAACCAGCACCAGTTGTTAAAG aggCAGAAGCACCACACAAAAATGTGTCTCTAAGCAAGGAAAGGGTGAAGGTGGTGCCACTGAAGAAAG tgcCTGTAACTCCGAAAGAAAAAGTCAAACCAGCACCAACAAAGAAAG AAGCTGAAGTTCTCAAGGAGAAGAAGGCTGAGCCAGTGACTCCAAAGAAAG caCCTGTTTCTAAGGCAAAACCAGCACCTGCTAAAAAGAAGAAAG tGCCTGTGActccaaaagaaaaagttgaaCCAGCACCAACAAAAAAAG ATGCTGAAGTTCTCAAGGAGAAGAAGGCTGAGCCAGTGATTCCCAAGAAAG CACCTGTTTCTAAGGCAAAACCAGCACCTGCTAAAAAGAAGAAAG AAGTGGAGGCTCCTAAGGAAAAGGTCAAACCAGTCATCTTGACCAAAG AACAAGAAGGTGCTCCCAAAAATGCCACTCTGGCCAAAGAGAGGGTCAAAATAGTGCCTATGAAGAAAG aggtCAAGGTGCCAAAAGAGAAGGTCAAAGTCTCTGCAAAGACAA aACCTgcaaaaatcaagacaaaaccAACACCAGTAGTAAAAG aGGCAGAAGCACCACACAAAAATATCTCTCTAACCAAGGAGAAGGTGAAGGTGGTGCCACTGAAGAAAG tGCCTGTAACTCTGAAAGAAAAAGTCAAACCAGCACCAGTGAAAAAAG AAGCTGAAGTTCTCAAGGAGAAGAAGGCTGAGCCAGTGACTCCCAAGAAAG TGCCTGTAACTCcgaaagaaaaagtgaaaccaGCACCAACTAAAAAAG AAGCTGAAATTGTCAAGGAAAAGAAGGCTGAGCCAGTGACTCCCAAGAAAG CACCTGTTACAAAGGCAAAACctgctaaaaagaaaaaag aagtgGAGACTCCAAAAGAAAAGGCCAAACCAGTCATCTTGACCAAAG AACAAGAAGGTGCTCCCAAAAATGCCACTCTGGCCAAAGAAAGGGTCAAAATAGTGCCTATGAAGAAAG tgGTCAAAGCACCAAAAGAGAAAGTCAAAGTCTCTGCTAAGATAA AACCTgcaaaaatcaagacaaaaccAGCACCAGTGCTTAAAG AGGCAGAAGTACCACAGAAAAATATCTCTCTAACAAAGGAGAAGGCCAAAGTGGTGCCACTGAAGAAAG tGCCTGTAActccaaaagaaaaagtgaaaccaGCACCAACAACAAAAG AAGCTGAAGTTCTCAAGGAGAAGAAGGCTGAGCCAGTGACTCCCAAGAAAG CACCTGTTGCTAAGGCAAAACCAGCACCTGCTAAAAAGAAGAAAG AAGTGGAGGCTCCTAAAGAAAAGGCCAAACCTGCTGCAGTAAAGAAAG AGGCCAAGCCAGCCCTGGCCAAAAAAG TAGAGGTTGCAAAGGAGAAACCTAAACCAGCTCAAGAAAAGAAAg CTCCTTCtaaaaaagaagctgaaataaagaaggaaaagctcaaatCCCTCCTAAAGAAAG AGCCCAaagtaacaaaagaaaaagtcaaaccAGCTGttaaaaaag ACATTTTGAGGAAAAAGATCAAACCTGTCCACGTGAAGAAAG AAGTGGAGGCTCCTAAAGAAAAGGACAAACCTGCAGCAGTAAAGAAAG CCATGTTGAGGAAAAAGACCAAAGCAGTCCCTGTGAGGAGAG ttgagaagaaggcagaaaaggaggagaaagctAAAG AGGATCGAGTTCTTAAAGAGATACAGGAGTCTGCAAAGAAAG AAAAAGCTGCGACGAAGAAAGCTGCCAAGGAGGAGAAAGTTAAAG CAGAGCCTTCTGTATCAGACAGCCTTCTCATGGAGG